Part of the Pseudomonas sp. Leaf58 genome is shown below.
GTGAGAAGCTGCTGAAAGCAGGTGCTGCTGCTGAAGCCAGCAAAGCTGCTGCTGCCGAAGCTGATGCCGACGACATGGCTGACGCTGACGCCGGTTATTGATTGCGCGGTAGATAGCTGAATGTCCGCCGTACTCGACACCCCCGTCGCCATCCGGCGGACAGCCATGGACCTGCTCGCGCGACGCGAGCACGGTCGCGTCGAGCTGACGCGCAAATTGCGTCAGCGCGGCGCTTCGGACGAGCTGATCGAGCCTGAGCTCGACCGGCTCGCCGAAGAAGGGCTGCTTAGTGAAGCCCGCTACCTCGAAAGCTTCATTCGCTACCGTTCCAGTTCCGGCTATGGCCCTTTGCGTATCCGCGAGGAGTTAGGCCAGCGCGGTTTGGCGCGTGCTGATATCGAGCAGGCGTTACGCGACAGCGATGTCGATTGGGGTGAGCGTATGGGGGAGGTGTGGCAGCGCAAATTTGCCGGGCAGCGCCCCCTCGACCCCCGCAGCCGCGCCCAACAGACCCGCTTTCTGGCTTACCGGGGTTTCCCCATGGATATGATCGGCCGCCTGCTCAGCGGGCGTGAGCTCGACGATTACTGACTCCCGAACCAATCTTAAACCGCGCAAATCCTTGTAGGAGCGGGCTTGCCCGCGAACACCGGCGCAGCGGGTGCCAGGCACCGTCGGATGTTTCGCGGGCAAGCCCGCTCCCGCAGTGCCAATGGCACAGGTATCAACTGACCTTCAACGCATCCCTGGCCCGCTGCGTGGTATGCATGGGCTGCGGTTTGGCCCAGTTCTCCGGCAGGTTGATAAAGTCGACCAGCTCACGCAAGCGCCCCTGGTCGCGGCCATTAAAGGCAAATGACAAACGCGTCAGGTGGCTGAATTTGCCCACCTCGTGTTCGGCGCTGCTATCCGCTTGTTGGTGATACTTGCCACTCAGGCGCAAGTCGGCAAAGCCTTCCTGGATGTCATACAGCGCCGCCTCGCTAAGCGGGTGGAGCATGCGGATCACGAACTGGCTCTTCAGCCAGCGGCTGGAGTGATAGTTGCTGTAGAACTGGTTAATTTCCTCCACGGCTTCATCGGCGCTGTACACCAAGCGTAACAGCTTCAGGTCGCTGGGCAGGATGTAGCGGTTTTCTTCCAGCTGGCGGCTGATGAAGTCCAGGCAGTCGCGCCAAAAGCTTCCGCCCGGCGAATCGAGCAGCACCACCGGTACCAGCGGGCTCTTGCCGGTCTGGATCAGGGTCAGCACCTCCAGTGCTTCATCCAGGGTGCCGAAGCCGCCTGGGCACAGTACCAAGGCATCGGCTTCCTTGACGAAAAACAGCTTGCGGATGAAGAAGAAATGGAACGGCAGCAGCTTGTCGGTACCGCCCACTGTGGGGTTGGCGTGTTGCTCGAAAGGGAGGGTGATATTGAAACCCAGGCTGTGGTCGCTGCCAGCGCCTTCATGGGCGGCGGCCATGATGCCGCCCCCGGCACCGGTGATGACCATCAGGTCGGAACGCGCCAGGGTAGCTCCAAGCTCTCGTGCCAGGGCGTACATCGGGTGTTCCAGTGGGGTGCGTGCCGAGCCGAACACGGTCACCTTGCGTCGGCCCTTGTAGCGCTCCAGGGTTCGGAACGATTGGTCGAGTTCGCGCAGGGCCTGCAGGGTGATCTTGGCGCTCCAACGGTCGGTGTCGTCATGGGCCATGCGCAGGATGGTCAGCATCATGTCGCGGTACAGCGGCAGGTTGGGGCTGTTTGGCGCCACCAATTGTAATTGTGCGTCGATGTTGCTCAGGTCGATGTTGTTATCGCGGAAGTGGCTGAACAGCAGGTCATTCGATTGGTAAGGCATGCAACGTCTCCTTCTGCATCAATACCTATGACCTCAATCTAGACCCTCGCGCGCGATTGTGCCGGGGCGTTTCGCAGCGCCGCTCGTCGGCACATAGCCACGGGCGATGCGGGTTTGGTTAACTGGAGAAGCGAAACGTGTCGATGCAGGAGGTGGCGGTATGCATCGCTTGATCATCGAGGTGGACCGGCAGCTATACCAGCAGCTGGAAAATGCGGCCCAGGTGCATCACCTGAGCCTTGAGGCCGAGTGCCGACGCCGGTTATCGGGGCTGGAGTGCCAGTCGCGCTACTTGCAGGCGCTGCTGGCAGAGATGCGTGCCGATGCTGCTGAAGGGCGCTGGTGCACCCGGGAGGACGAAAAGGTCTAGCGATTGAGCGCTACCGTTACTTCTTCTTGTTACCGGCCATGCAGCTGGCTTTGTCGAAAGCCTGGTCCATGATCGGCTGGTTGGTCTTGTACACCGTGAAGCGGTAGACCATGACCGCGCCTTTGGACATCAGGTTGCGAAAGCCGGCGTTGCGGCACACGCTGTCACCCAGTTGGCTGCGTACTTGTGCGGGGTTGGCCTGCATACGCTCGGCGTGCTCTTGGCGCACGCTCAGGTGGTTGACCAAGGCCTTGCCTTCCACGGTGTACCCTTGGTCGAGGATATCCTCGTTGATGGCGCGCGGGGTGCCGACACTGCTCTCTTTGGCGACCTTCTGCAGCATGTTGTTGAGGTCGTAATCCTGCTTTGAAGCCGCCTGGGCTGCCAGGGGCAGGGCGAGCAGCAGGCTCAGGGTCGGGACGATAAGGCGCAGCATGAATCTCTCCTGGTTCGATGACTGGCGCTTTGACAGGCGCGGGTCGACGGTGTTCCGTGAAAATCGCGGGCGCGAGATTCGGGCACGGTAAACGTCGATTATAAGGACCGCCTTGCCACCTGCACAGCAATTGCCCCCTGTTCTGGTAGACTGGCGCCCTTGTTTTCTCCGAGTCATCCTTGTGTGCATTCCCAACCTGTTCAGAGGCCTGCCGGCATGAGCCATGCGGTAGCGCGCCTGCGCGCCGAACGCCTGGCCCGCAGTAACAAGCCCTTTATCGCCCGTGGCTCGCGTGCCGAGCGCTGCCCCGATTGCCGGGTTATCGCCACTCATTGTTTGTGTGCCTGGAAGCCCCGGGTGCAGGCTGAGTCGGGCGTATGCCTGCTGATGCACGATACCGAGCCGCTGAAGCCTACCAATACCGGCTGGCTGATCGCCGACCTGATCGAAGACACCTCAGCCTTCGGCTGGCTGCGCACTTCGGTCGACGAACGTTTGCTGGCCTTGCTAAACGACCCGTGCTGGCAGCCTTACATCGTTTTTCCCGGCGAATTCGTTGCCCAGGAGCGGGTAGTCAACGAAGTGGTGCGTGTGCCAGGCAAGCGCCCATTGTTCATCCTGCTGGATGCCACCTGGACCGAAGCCCGCAAGATGTTCCGCAAAAGCCCGTACCTTGAGCGCTTCCCGGTGCTGAGCCTGCAGGCTGAGCAGATGTCCCGCTACCGCCTGCGGCGCTCCAAGCGCGATGATCATTTCTGCACGGCGGAAGTTGCGGCCATGTGCCTGGAGCTGGCGGGCGATACCCACGCCTCGCAGGCGCTAGACGCCTACCTGGACGTGTTCAGCCTGCATTACCTGAGCGGCAAGCGGCGCCTGCCGTTGGACGAGCAGGACGACACCCATCAGCGTTTGCATACCTTCCTATAGTACAAGGGGCACAACCCCTGCTTTGGTTCATAATGACGGGGCTGGCAGCCAGGGTGGGCGAGACGGCGGGGCGATTGGCTTGACCACCCTCGACCGTGCTCGGCATCCTTGGCGCCGATTCCCCGCCGGGCGCTTCCCTTACCCCCGAGCGCCTGGCACAGAACAGGATCCTTAGATCGATGGCCACTTACGAAATCCTGATTGCCGATGACCACCCGCTGTTCCGTGGCGCTCTGCGCCAGGCCGTTACCCTCGGCCTGGGGCCGGATGTGCGCCTGGTCGAAGTTGCAAGCATTGCCGAACTGGAAACCCGCCTGAGCGAAAAAGCCGACTGGGACCTGGTGTTGCTGGACTTGAACATGCCGGGCGCCTACGGTTTTTCTGGGCTGGTACTGTTGCGCGGGCAATACCCGCAAATTCCCGTGGTGATGGTTTCTGCGCAGGAAGAGGCCGCGGTGGTGGTCAAGTCCCGCGAGTTCGGCGCCAGTGGTTTCATTCCCAAGTCCAGCACCCTGGAAGTGATTCAGGATGCGGTGCGCAAGGTGCTCGATGGCGAGGTGTGGTGGCCGCCGCAGGCGTTCGAAAAGGTCGATGTCTCGGCCGAGGCCAAGGCCGCCAGCGAAGGCCTGGCTAGCCTTACACCGCAGCAGTTCCGCGTGTTGACCATGGTCTGCGAAGGCTTGTTGAACAAGCAGATCGCCTATGAGCTGAGTGTGTCGGAAGCGACCATCAAGGCCCACGTGACCGCGATCTTCCGCAAGCTGGGCGTGCGTACCCGGACCCAGGCCGCGCTGCTGCTGCAACAACTTGAATCGGTTGCCAGCAACTGACTGCGCGTGGCTTCACGCTTTTTTGACCCGAGCCGGTCTAGTCTGCTGGCCTTTCTGTTGTGAAGTGACTCACATGACCTCGCCATTCAAAGGCCAGACCGGCCTCAAACGCATCTTCAACGCCGCCGGCTATTCGCTGGACGGCCTGCGCGCCGCCTTCAAGGGCGAGGCCGCGTTCCGCCAACTGGTGCTGCTCAACGTACTGCTGATCCCGATCGCCTTCTGGCTGCCGGTCAGCCGAGCCGAGCGGGCGATCATGGTCGCGGTGTGCCTGCTGGGCTTGATCGTCGAGCTGTTCAACTCGGCGGTGGAAGCGGCCATCGACCGCATTTCGCTGGAGCGCCACCCGCTGTCGAAAAACGCCAAGGACATGGGCAGCGCAGCGCAACTGGTGGCGCTGACCATGGTGGCGCTGGTGTGGGGCGTGATCCTGCTTTAAGCGATTGGCGGCAATACGATCTCATCACTGCGGGTAAAGCCCGCGGTGAAGTTGCGGCACAGCTCAAGAAACTCGCGCATCGCCGAGGTTTGGTACTTCTGCTTGTGCCAAATGAAGTAGAACTGGCGCATCAGGTCCAGTTCGGGGGTTTCCACCGGCACCAGGCTGCCACGGCGGAAAGCGTCACGCAGGGCCAGGCGCGAGATGCAGCCAATGCCCAGGCCCGATTCCACCGCGCGCTTGATCGCTTCGGTGTGCTCCAGCTCCAGGCGGATATTCAGGTTGGCACGGTGGTGGCGCATGGCCTGGTCGAAGGTCAGGCGTGTGCCCGAGCCTTGTTCACGCAGAATCCACGCCTCTTGCGACAGGCTTTCGATGTTGGCACGGCCCAGCTTGGCCAGCGGATGCTGGGGCGCGCAGAACACAACCAGTTCGTCCTCTACCCACGGCTGCACTTCCAGGTCCGGATGGTTGCAGTCGCCTTCGATTAGACCCAGGTCAATTTCGTAGTGTGCGACCTGCTGCACGATATGCGCAGTGTTTTGTACATGCAGCTTTACCTGGCTTTCTGGGTGGGTCTGCATGAAGCTGCCGATCAGCAGGGTAGCCAAATAGTTGCCGATGGTCAGTGTGGCGCCCACTGCCAATGAGCCGAAACCGGACTTGCCGTTGAGCAGGTCTTCGATTTCCTTGGCCTGGTCGAGCAGGGCCACCGCCTGGGGCAATAGTTGATGGCCCAATGCATTGAGGGCCAGGCGCTTGCCGGCTCGGTCGAACAATTGGCAGCTCGATTGCCGCTCCAATTCGGTGATGGAGGTACTGGCTGCCGACTGCGACAAAGCCAGCAGGCTAGCGGCTCGAGAGACGCTTTGATGCTGGGCCACGGCAACGAAGACTTGCAGCTGACGAAGTGTAAATCGCATATCGATATAACCGATAACACATATCTTGATAATCCAGTTAACAGATATTGTCGCTGCCCCTAAACTATCGCGCAACTGTGCGTGTTGCACGCGCTGCGTTTTTCTTCAGGAGCCCCATCGATGAGCAACATGAACCACGAACGTGTCCTCAGTGTGCACCACTGGAACGACACCCTGTTCAGCTTCAAGTGCACCCGCGACCCGGGCTTGCGCTTCGAGAACGGTCAGTTCGTGATGATCGGCCTGCAGCAGGAAAGCGGCCGTCCGCTCATGCGTGCCTATTCCATCGCTTCGCCGAACTGGGAAGAGCATTTGGAGTTCTTCAGCATCAAGGTGCCGGACGGCCCGCTGACCTCCCAGCTGCAACACCTGAAGGAAGGCGATGAGATCATCATTAGCAAAAAGCCTACCGGCACCCTGGTACTCGACGACCTGAACCCAGGCAAGCACCTGTACCTGCTGAGCACCGGCACTGGCCTGGCGCCGTTCATGAGCGTCATCCAGGACCCGGAAACCTACGAGCGCTTTGAAAAAGTGATCCTGGTGCACGGCGTGCGCTACGTGAACGAAGTGGCCTACCGCGAGTTCATCACCGAGCACCTGCCACAGAACGAGTTCTTCGGTGAGTCGGTACGCGACAAGCTGATCTACTACCCAACCGTGACCCGCGAGCCGTTCGAGAACCAGGGGCGCCTGACCGACCTGATGCGCAGCGGCAAGCTGTTCAGCGACATCGGCCTGCCACCGATCAACCCGCAGGACGACCGCGCCATGATCTGCGGCAGCCCGAGCATGCTCGACGAAACCAGTGAAGTGCTGGACAGCTTCGGCCTGAAGATCTCCCCGCGCATGCGTGAGCCGGGTGACTACCTGATCGAGCGTGCCTTCGTCGAGAAGTAAGGCGCTGTCTGGTACAAGAAGGCGACCCTCGGGTCGCCTTTCTTTTGCCTGAAATTATTGCATTGGCTGTTCCGGCACTTTCGCGGGTAAACCCGCTCCTACAGGGTTATCACAAGCCCTGAGGTGTAGCAGCGGATTTGCCCGCGAAGGGGCCAGTGCAGGCAAACCCAGTTTATTCGACGCGCGTTTCACCGCTATATACCAATATCTCCCGGCAGCGCTTGCACAGGTAGCGCCGCCCCTGGCGCACCAACTTGTGCCGTTGCGCGGTAAACGGGAAGTCGCTTTGTGGGCACGGGCAGCGGTAGATGTAACGGGTCACCACGCGCCGTTGCACTTCGTAGTTGTGGCAACGGTTGGGCGGCAGTTCATACACCCCGCGCATGATCAACTGCCACTCTTCGCCATGCGCCTGGATACGGTCGCCGAACAATTGATGGGCCACCAGGTGCGCCACTTCATGGGCCACGGTCTGGCGCAGGAAGTCGTCCTGGTTTTCGCGATACAACTGCAAGTTGAAGCGCAGCAGGTTCTCGTGCAGGTGCGCGACACCGGCCTTTTGCCCGCGCAGCTTGAAACTGACTTGCGGGCGCGGGAAAGGGCGTTTGAAGAAGGTTTCGGCTTGTTGGTAACAGGTTTCGACGCGTTGCTTGAGCAGCTCGGGCATGACGGGATGGTTCTCCTGACCGGGCATTATGCCGCAACCCCTGGCAGCCTGCCGAGCCACCGGTCAGCGCACAGCCAAAGGCCGCCTTGCGGCGGCCCCTGGTTGATATGCCCCAGTGTTGGTTGAGTCTGTTCTAGTTGGTGTAGACGGGCCCCACGCCCAGTCCCCAGATAATCACCGTGGCGGCCATGATCGCCACCAGTACTACAAGGCCCACTGCCAGCACCGAGCTGGAGAACAGGAAGCCTTCGTCGGACGGAATGTTCATGAACGTCGGCAAACCAACGTACAGCAGGTACACCGTGTAGCAAATGGCGGCGGTACCGATCAACATGCCCAGCCACAGGTGTGGGTACAGTGCCGCCAAACCACCGACAAACAGCGGGGTGGCGGTATAAGTGGCAAAGGCGATGCACTGCGCCATGGACGGGCTGGCATCGTAGGTGCGGGCCATCCAGTGGATGAACGCCCCCATTACCGCTACCCCGGCAAGCATCGCCAGGTACGACATGATGCTCATCCAGATAGCGCTTTCCATGGTCAGCATCACTGCCGGCCGGTCGCCGATCACCCAGCCGACCTGGGTGGTACCGATGAACGCCGAAATGGCGGGGATTGCTGCCAGGATCAAGGTGTGCGTCAGGTACATGTGGCTGATGGTTTCTTCTTCGCCACGAATTTCCCGCCATTCCTGGTCGGGATGGGTAAACAGCCCCACAACGTGATGAATCATGCCGGTCACTCCTCTGAATGTTGCCAAACGCCCCCCAGATGGAGCGCAAGCGGCCCGAGGCCGAACACCGAAGCAAGCGGTAATGTGGCCTTATGTCGCAGTATAGGAAGCCGTTACCCGCATAAACCGTGCTTTTTAGAGCAAATTGCGCTTTACGCTGCGCTGTTGATTACCTTGAAGTCTTTATCGGAATGCCTACAGCACCGCCGCGTTTGTGCGTAAAATAGCCGGCTTTTGTCACACCTCGCGGATCCAAGCGCTATGGGCACCCTCTCGGTCAACCAGAACAAACTGCAAAAACGCCTGCGTCGCCTCGCCGGCGAAGCCATCACCGACTACAACATGATCGAGGATGGCGACAAGGTCATGGTCTGCCTGTCCGGCGGCAAGGACAGCTACACCATGCTCGACGTTCTGTTGCACCTGCAGAAGGTGGCACCGATCAATTTCCAGATCGTCGCGGTGAACATGGACCAGAAGCAGCCGGGCTTCCCCGAGCACGTGCTGCCGGCCTATCTCAAGGAACTGGGGGTCGAGTACCACATTGTCGAGAAGGACACTTACTCGGTGGTCAAGGAGCTGGTACCCGAGGGCAAGACCACCTGCTCGCTGTGTTCGCGCCTGCGCCGTGGCACCTTGTACACCTTCGCCGACGAAATCGGCGCGACCAAGATGGCGCTGGGGCACCACCGCGACGACATCGTCGAAACCTTCTTCCTCAACATGTTCTTCAACGGCGCGCTCAAGGGCATGCCGCCGAAGCTGCGCGCCGACGATGGCCGCAACGTGGTGATCCGCCCGCTGGCCTACTGCAGCGAAAAGGACATCCAGGCCTACTCGGACATGAAGGAATTTCCGATCATCCCGTGCAAC
Proteins encoded:
- the ttcA gene encoding tRNA 2-thiocytidine(32) synthetase TtcA produces the protein MGTLSVNQNKLQKRLRRLAGEAITDYNMIEDGDKVMVCLSGGKDSYTMLDVLLHLQKVAPINFQIVAVNMDQKQPGFPEHVLPAYLKELGVEYHIVEKDTYSVVKELVPEGKTTCSLCSRLRRGTLYTFADEIGATKMALGHHRDDIVETFFLNMFFNGALKGMPPKLRADDGRNVVIRPLAYCSEKDIQAYSDMKEFPIIPCNLCGSQENLQRQVVKDMLVEWERKHPGRTESIFRALQNVAPSQLADRNLFDFTSLKIDESATPRFLDVLNI
- the fpr gene encoding ferredoxin-NADP reductase, yielding MSNMNHERVLSVHHWNDTLFSFKCTRDPGLRFENGQFVMIGLQQESGRPLMRAYSIASPNWEEHLEFFSIKVPDGPLTSQLQHLKEGDEIIISKKPTGTLVLDDLNPGKHLYLLSTGTGLAPFMSVIQDPETYERFEKVILVHGVRYVNEVAYREFITEHLPQNEFFGESVRDKLIYYPTVTREPFENQGRLTDLMRSGKLFSDIGLPPINPQDDRAMICGSPSMLDETSEVLDSFGLKISPRMREPGDYLIERAFVEK
- a CDS encoding diacylglycerol kinase, producing MTSPFKGQTGLKRIFNAAGYSLDGLRAAFKGEAAFRQLVLLNVLLIPIAFWLPVSRAERAIMVAVCLLGLIVELFNSAVEAAIDRISLERHPLSKNAKDMGSAAQLVALTMVALVWGVILL
- the erdR gene encoding response regulator transcription factor ErdR — translated: MATYEILIADDHPLFRGALRQAVTLGLGPDVRLVEVASIAELETRLSEKADWDLVLLDLNMPGAYGFSGLVLLRGQYPQIPVVMVSAQEEAAVVVKSREFGASGFIPKSSTLEVIQDAVRKVLDGEVWWPPQAFEKVDVSAEAKAASEGLASLTPQQFRVLTMVCEGLLNKQIAYELSVSEATIKAHVTAIFRKLGVRTRTQAALLLQQLESVASN
- a CDS encoding tRNA-uridine aminocarboxypropyltransferase, whose amino-acid sequence is MSHAVARLRAERLARSNKPFIARGSRAERCPDCRVIATHCLCAWKPRVQAESGVCLLMHDTEPLKPTNTGWLIADLIEDTSAFGWLRTSVDERLLALLNDPCWQPYIVFPGEFVAQERVVNEVVRVPGKRPLFILLDATWTEARKMFRKSPYLERFPVLSLQAEQMSRYRLRRSKRDDHFCTAEVAAMCLELAGDTHASQALDAYLDVFSLHYLSGKRRLPLDEQDDTHQRLHTFL
- a CDS encoding SprT family zinc-dependent metalloprotease; translation: MPELLKQRVETCYQQAETFFKRPFPRPQVSFKLRGQKAGVAHLHENLLRFNLQLYRENQDDFLRQTVAHEVAHLVAHQLFGDRIQAHGEEWQLIMRGVYELPPNRCHNYEVQRRVVTRYIYRCPCPQSDFPFTAQRHKLVRQGRRYLCKRCREILVYSGETRVE
- the finR gene encoding LysR family transcriptional regulator FinR, translating into MRFTLRQLQVFVAVAQHQSVSRAASLLALSQSAASTSITELERQSSCQLFDRAGKRLALNALGHQLLPQAVALLDQAKEIEDLLNGKSGFGSLAVGATLTIGNYLATLLIGSFMQTHPESQVKLHVQNTAHIVQQVAHYEIDLGLIEGDCNHPDLEVQPWVEDELVVFCAPQHPLAKLGRANIESLSQEAWILREQGSGTRLTFDQAMRHHRANLNIRLELEHTEAIKRAVESGLGIGCISRLALRDAFRRGSLVPVETPELDLMRQFYFIWHKQKYQTSAMREFLELCRNFTAGFTRSDEIVLPPIA
- a CDS encoding LOG family protein, which gives rise to MPYQSNDLLFSHFRDNNIDLSNIDAQLQLVAPNSPNLPLYRDMMLTILRMAHDDTDRWSAKITLQALRELDQSFRTLERYKGRRKVTVFGSARTPLEHPMYALARELGATLARSDLMVITGAGGGIMAAAHEGAGSDHSLGFNITLPFEQHANPTVGGTDKLLPFHFFFIRKLFFVKEADALVLCPGGFGTLDEALEVLTLIQTGKSPLVPVVLLDSPGGSFWRDCLDFISRQLEENRYILPSDLKLLRLVYSADEAVEEINQFYSNYHSSRWLKSQFVIRMLHPLSEAALYDIQEGFADLRLSGKYHQQADSSAEHEVGKFSHLTRLSFAFNGRDQGRLRELVDFINLPENWAKPQPMHTTQRARDALKVS
- a CDS encoding Yip1 family protein; translated protein: MIHHVVGLFTHPDQEWREIRGEEETISHMYLTHTLILAAIPAISAFIGTTQVGWVIGDRPAVMLTMESAIWMSIMSYLAMLAGVAVMGAFIHWMARTYDASPSMAQCIAFATYTATPLFVGGLAALYPHLWLGMLIGTAAICYTVYLLYVGLPTFMNIPSDEGFLFSSSVLAVGLVVLVAIMAATVIIWGLGVGPVYTN
- a CDS encoding quorum-sensing-regulated virulence factor family protein codes for the protein MLRLIVPTLSLLLALPLAAQAASKQDYDLNNMLQKVAKESSVGTPRAINEDILDQGYTVEGKALVNHLSVRQEHAERMQANPAQVRSQLGDSVCRNAGFRNLMSKGAVMVYRFTVYKTNQPIMDQAFDKASCMAGNKKK
- the recX gene encoding recombination regulator RecX translates to MSAVLDTPVAIRRTAMDLLARREHGRVELTRKLRQRGASDELIEPELDRLAEEGLLSEARYLESFIRYRSSSGYGPLRIREELGQRGLARADIEQALRDSDVDWGERMGEVWQRKFAGQRPLDPRSRAQQTRFLAYRGFPMDMIGRLLSGRELDDY